Genomic window (Nymphaea colorata isolate Beijing-Zhang1983 chromosome 1, ASM883128v2, whole genome shotgun sequence):
ACCGACTAAGAATGTGTCAACTACTCGATTAGAGTACAGGCCATTAAGataaataatgataaaaagCTATGCCCAGTGGAATGTGGATGACTTTGAATTTCCTACTATTCACAAAACCAACCAATTTCCTTGCAAGGTTGGTGTTACAAGAAGCTCTCAGTGGCTTCCATCGGCTAAGGAAAGACTGCCTCAGGGCTCAGGTCTCTCTATACGGCAAACTTCAGGTGACTTGGTAGTCAGCACCGCTGGAGTTTGGCGGAGTTCAAAAGAAGTACCAGTGCCTGCTCCACTACTTCCTATGCATATTGTGTCTCCTCTGCCATGCCAAGTTCCATCTCTAACATTGTTCAGATTCAAAGTTCTGGTTTCCTGGAAAAACGAGACATTCAGAAACTGGAAGTATTTTGTCAACATATGGAGGACCTCAGGTTACCACAGCAATCTGATCTGTCAGAAAGTAGCTCCTCAATCAAAAACTTCTAAAGGAATGGCAAATACGATTGACTTGCGTTTCTCATAAGGACCACGCATTTCACATTAGATAGAAAAGCATAGCAAAAGCTTTTATAAGAAATTTGTCCCTTCAAAAACCGCACCAACTAGCCACTCTCTCATTTgcaattgaagaagaaaattgccAGGGAAAAGGTTGTCAGCTATTAGCAACGACCATACAAAGTTCATCTTCTCAATCCCACATTAATTGGTTAGGCAATCGTTTTGTTTCGATCGTAGTTCCATCATGCATGGACAAGAAGCAGCTCCAGAGACTCACCTGGCACAGTGTACAACAAGGACAAAGAAGATGATTCAGGCAATCGTCCACTGGACTGTCACTACCCTGCAAGTATATCACTTCATAATATGAGAACCGACTGATAGGTACAAAAAGCACAAACAAGAGAACTGACATACAGATAATGTGGACACAACCACCCAAGAATTCATGCAATAAATATGAAGTGCCTTGTGATTTATCTGGAAATGGAAGGCAAGCTGCGTTATTATAGAACCTATGGATATTGTTTCCTCAGAGACTTTGTGCACAAAGTTGCTCACCGCTGTAAGCATTTCAAATAATCTAGCATGGCAAATGCAACCATATGAATAGAAAATAACGGTCCAAATTTCCACGCTCAGGAGGGTGTGGTGACCGGCGCTGGCAGATTGGAGATGATGGTTTTAAGCATAATCAGAAAGCTACTTCGGGGTTTGAATTCTTAAAACCAAGACTCTCATGTGCAGTGGGCCCAGATTAGCCATTTCATAAGTGAACCAGGCTAGAAATTAGGACAGTATCTAACCATGTTCTTAGTTCCCGCTATAAGATACTGATTAAAATGCATATCACATATCAAGAGTTTTATTCTACTCTCCTGAATTGGCTCCTCTAACAGAATATCAACACCCAATATATCACAACTCAGTGACTCTGATTTCTGCCAACTGTTTGTACTGCAAACTTTACTTACATCTGGCATGATTAGCCCACATGAAATCTTTGTGTCACCTTTTATCTTCCATGTCATCAAATTGCAGGACCCACGATAAACAGAAGAAGGCAATTTGTTATCAATTAAATTAGAAGAACAAAAGTTTATAAACAGCAGATATCTTGGGCCATCAAATCCATGAAATTTCTTCTAATCCATGaaacaaaattgttgaaaaataaatgtGCAAATAAATGGCAATATAAACATTTATAGAGCAGCCGCGTGGTGAGCACAGAGCGAACCATTCTTTCGCCTTTTATAGAGGCAAAGCTTGGAAACAAAGAAACTTGTGTATTTTTTCAGAGATTGTGAAAATTGTACAGTAGATGTTGTCTAAACAAAAGCATGTACATACATACCCTGATATTGAAGTGTTGTCGCATTTTTCGTCGAAAATAACCGAGATATAGTGAGACTGAAATGGTCAAAGCAATAGCTATATACAGAAAATAGTATTGCCTGGTGACGCCGAATGCAACATAAGCAAGGAAAGCTgcaacagaaaggaaaagatgcATGGTTCCCTGCACAGGCGGAAAACAAGTCTGTAAGTTTGTTATTAGGCGTGTAAAACAGAGTTTCGTAAGTCAAGCAATCATTTTTTACCAGAGAATGGCGGCTTCCAAAGAGGGCCAGTTAGATAAGAATCATAAGATACAGTTGGCTTTTATTCGTTCATTTTATATGCAGCTAAAAGATAGACAGAAGTTgtcaaaatgaaatcaaatgaTTAGCAGGCCAATCTGCCAAACAGAACAACCATGTATTTTTGGCCGATGCAACCACAGAATACTAATTCTACTTTACATGATTCTCCAACCGGTATGGCAGTTTGCAACCAAAAGCACGATAAGGAAAAATGCAAAACTGGTTCCTTTTTGAACTGCATAGAAAAAGATTATTTCAATCAGAACGTTTGACAATATATACAAGCTGAACTACGAAACCCCTTATAAATTCTCACACTTGAATATCACCTCACTGTTGCAAATTAACCAGTTAATGGTATCAAGAGTTGTTTTCTCCCATGAACTAACCAAATCACCAAAACAAATTAAACAGATTCAACAAGCTCAAACTAGTTCAACAGAATTCAAAGAAAACGAGGCAAAATTCACAAACTTCCGAACGCAAAAATACTACACCTGAAGGAGACATGAGCCAAACCCCGTCTTCTTCATGTTCTTCCCAAATGTACAACAAGGACAACTGCCACCCCAAATAAAGGCACATGAAAACCACAGAATCGTAAAAATAATGATCCCAGCAGATCAAAACtcagaaacaaaaagaagaaagaaagagagataagaGCAAACCAGAAGGAGTCAATGGCGATGCGCTGATCCTGGAAGCAGTCGAGGACATCGCCCTCCCACATCCTTTGcacacctcctcctcctcccccttctgCTTCCCATGCTTTTCCCCCTTCCCCCGGTGCCGCCAAGAAACCCCGCGTCTGTAGCGCCACTGTGGCACAGAGCATGTCAAAGTCTATCACCGCCATCTCTTCGAGTAacctctcctcttcctcttcctcttccccttcctcctcctccttcctctccctcAGCTCCgccatttctctctccctctcactttttAGGTCTCTCTCTTATTAATAAGCCACTGGTTAAGAGAAGAGATGCCGGGTGGGTCACCAGACCTCCAAACCAAAAGTGCTCACCGGAGGGGAAGCGCAGCGGCACCATGATCCCCTGAAAAAGAGTATTAGGTGGGCCCCACCTTCTTCCTACCACCGCCCACCGGCCAACCAACCACCATCTTTTGGTTCATGGATGATGCACTGGAAATGTGGGTATTAGTTGGCTTCGGCGAAGGCCCGCCACCAGTGGGCCAGTAGGCCGCCGACTCGTCGTCAGGTGGATCTCCGCCGCCAATGACGGTCAAGTGAGGCGGCCCCGTGGTGCCGAGTTGGCTAGAGATTCTCGACCGGCGGCGCTTCCATTGCGAGCTGCCATTCCGGTGCGTATCGGGCTTCCCGTAAAGAGGGTGTGGACTAAAGTGGGGCTCGTCTTGAAATTCATGGTTCATGAAAAGCACGCATTTGGATCCCCATACGTCTGAAATCTATGACTTCACTCAAGGGAGAAAAGGAGTGACGTGAGGTGCATGCATTTTAAGATGCAAGGAAACCAAATTCATGATGATTTGGTTCATGCATCTTTCAGACGAAATACTTCAAATCcttattaaaagtaaaaaatatgaaCCATCATAATCTACGATCTTCAAATCTCATTTTActtcaaatcttaaatccaagGCAATTAAATACCCTTTAAGAACCCAAAACGTGTTCTATTCCAAAATAAATGAGCAGACTCAGGCTCAACTCCTATAAACTTGGCTCAAGCTCTACGCGTAGACCGACTTGCAGAATAAACATGTCTAGATCGAGTCTGTAGGTGAGATTTCTATGGTTAAAAAATCGAGTTAGAGCAAAACCTAACTTGAGCTTGTTTAACTCAGACTCGCCATGAGCAACATATGTGTGCTATTTTCAGTCTTTACTAACTGAAAATTGGAATAGTATGCTGATGCCTTTTCATTTTGGAAAGCGGAGTGTTGGTTTGAGTTATTATGGTCTCATTTACATTATGGTATGGGGCAGATGCATGGAGCAAGAACATATTGTTACCCAAACATCCCCTTGGCTAGTAGTGGACAAATTTTTTCCAAGATAAGGTGCTATAGTTTGTACCGGACTCAAGATGAGGTGAATGCCTATTGCAGGTTTAGTTAAACTAGTTTCATCAGGTCATTTGAAATGAAGCTTTTTGGTTTAAACTGAAACAACACTATGGAAATATTTATGAAGGAGGCAAAAAGTTGTTTAATTGTGACAAGAATCGGATTCTTTGTGGTCTACAGTTAGACGTAGACCCGGTTTTACATGTGAAAAGGGAAGCCAAGTGCGAACCCCCTAAATCAGAACTATTTAGTGCGTGAAACTAAGCTTTCTCAGCACTGACTGAATCGTCTGTGAGACGATTCGGCTGAGTTGACGTTCTGATGAGCCGAGTCGCGAGAAGGAAATTGTCGAGGCCCCCGGAGATTTCAAACAATCGCAAAAATATAGTTGAAAAAAAGACAGCAAGGGCTGCTGACAAGAGAGTGTGGGCCGTCGCGTTCGCCGGTGGCAGTTCGGATTAGGAAGAATGGCCGGAAGTTGAGGTGGTTGGTGGCATCACGGATGACgatgagaaaacaagaaaaagaaaaacagacgTTGGGCTACACGATCATTCTTGACGGCGAATCAGTTGCGGCtgctgtcattttttttataccGTTTTCTTAAACTGGTCCATTACTCATGAGCAATTCACGTATTCGTGCTATTTTGGTAGGAGGTCCTACACGATCTTATTGTCATACGCTCAGGAGGGCGAGATGAGCTTCCCCTTCGAATTTCACCAAAAAAGTATCATGTTCTATGCGCATGAGAGATTAATTTAGTTAGTCTAGTCTAGTCTACTGTTAATGCATAAGAATTAATAAGACGAACAAACAGCCAAACACAGACGAAAGatagaaatcatatttcttctGAAGTCTAACCATGACATCTTCGGCTCTCCATTTGCAAGTTTCAGTTAAAAATTGGATCCTGAAATGACTCCAGAAATAAATGAGAGATATTTTGGAGTATCAGGCAGATAATGATACGTGTCCGTAACTGAAAATATCgcttaaaagaatgaaaaggagaTCGCAAATGCAATTTCCTGACCTGCAAGTTAATGCATTAAGCATGTAGGTGctctctttattttcacattgaagAGATGGAAGTCAATTCCCCTGTTCAAGATTCTTTAGCATACGAAATGCCTATCATCATGTATTTCAGGACCGAGAAGTATACGCTTCGATTAATTTATT
Coding sequences:
- the LOC116251156 gene encoding uncharacterized protein LOC116251156, whose protein sequence is MAELRERKEEEEGEEEEEEERLLEEMAVIDFDMLCATVALQTRGFLAAPGEGGKAWEAEGGGGGGVQRMWEGDVLDCFQDQRIAIDSFCCPCCTFGKNMKKTGFGSCLLQGTMHLFLSVAAFLAYVAFGVTRQYYFLYIAIALTISVSLYLGYFRRKMRQHFNIRGSDSPVDDCLNHLLCPCCTLCQETRTLNLNNVRDGTWHGRGDTICIGSSGAGTGTSFELRQTPAVLTTKSPEVCRIERPEP